A genomic segment from Bosea sp. OAE506 encodes:
- a CDS encoding glycosyltransferase, whose translation MRIGIVAHLKHAIREPFAGGLEMHTSMLQSALQHRGHDVTVFASSRSEPEASVEAICDETSLTEIGCDEAPDKVFFQEHHAYLSLMNGLRHRAFDLIHNNSLHYLPVAMADALPMPMVTTLHTPPFAWLESGVRLCKAPHATFVAVSESIRRTWSRVAPIDHVIMNGIDLNRFSFRAHAAVPPYWVWYGRIVPEKGLDHAIAAADLAGATLLIAGPISDQDYFDRQIAPNLDERVRYLGHLPHSELAGVIGGARTFLCTPCWEEPYGLVVAEALACGVPVAAFARGAIPELLDAATGVLATPDDPVSLAKAALAAQQLDRQACRESAARRCDASRMIDEYEALYVDLIERASARDPETKFAA comes from the coding sequence CCGGGAGCCATTCGCGGGCGGCCTGGAAATGCACACCTCGATGTTACAGAGCGCGCTCCAGCATCGCGGTCATGATGTCACCGTGTTCGCTTCATCGCGATCCGAACCGGAAGCGAGCGTCGAGGCGATCTGCGATGAGACGTCGCTGACCGAGATCGGCTGTGACGAGGCTCCCGATAAAGTCTTCTTCCAGGAGCATCACGCCTATCTGTCGCTCATGAACGGATTGAGGCATCGCGCCTTCGATCTGATCCACAACAACTCGCTGCACTATCTGCCCGTTGCCATGGCTGACGCATTGCCAATGCCGATGGTGACGACGCTTCACACGCCGCCCTTCGCCTGGCTCGAAAGCGGAGTGCGGCTGTGCAAGGCGCCGCATGCGACCTTCGTGGCCGTATCGGAGTCGATCCGGCGAACCTGGAGCCGGGTCGCTCCCATCGACCACGTCATCATGAATGGCATCGACCTGAACCGCTTCTCGTTCAGGGCGCACGCGGCCGTCCCGCCCTACTGGGTCTGGTATGGACGGATTGTTCCGGAAAAGGGCCTCGATCACGCCATCGCAGCGGCCGATCTGGCAGGAGCGACATTGCTGATCGCCGGCCCCATCTCCGATCAGGATTATTTCGATCGGCAGATCGCCCCGAATCTCGATGAACGGGTCAGGTACCTCGGACACCTTCCGCATTCTGAGCTTGCAGGCGTCATCGGTGGCGCACGGACCTTCCTGTGCACGCCGTGCTGGGAAGAGCCCTATGGCCTGGTCGTCGCCGAAGCCCTGGCCTGCGGCGTTCCCGTGGCCGCCTTTGCGCGAGGCGCCATACCTGAACTGCTCGATGCCGCCACCGGCGTCCTCGCAACGCCGGATGATCCGGTCTCCCTGGCGAAGGCAGCCTTGGCTGCCCAGCAACTGGACCGGCAGGCCTGCCGGGAGAGTGCCGCGCGTCGCTGCGACGCCAGCCGGATGATCGACGAATACGAGGCGCTCTA